One part of the [Pantoea] beijingensis genome encodes these proteins:
- a CDS encoding cyclase family protein: protein MNSSILDLLNTYRIVDLTHALEEDMPVWPTHPRFFMNGIESLHKGDEAFLNQITLGEHCGTHVDAPAHFVPDGETIDHIAPLNLFSQAVKIDMSGAPASSSLPRQHIEQWEKENRAIQADDIVIFYTGYEDRWALRPNHLAFLKDWPGLSREAAMYLADKGIRAVGTDVMTIDAFVHEGYPAHDVFLNRNILIIENLTQLRDLPNQFIFLAMPLKIKGGSASPIRAVALIEH, encoded by the coding sequence ATGAACAGCAGTATTCTTGACCTGTTAAACACTTATCGCATTGTGGATCTTACACATGCGCTGGAAGAAGATATGCCCGTATGGCCAACGCATCCTCGCTTCTTTATGAATGGCATTGAATCATTACATAAAGGAGATGAGGCATTTCTTAACCAGATTACGTTGGGAGAGCATTGTGGCACTCATGTTGATGCACCCGCTCACTTTGTTCCAGATGGCGAGACGATTGATCACATTGCGCCATTAAATCTGTTCAGTCAGGCGGTGAAAATTGATATGTCCGGTGCGCCCGCCAGCAGTTCACTGCCGCGTCAGCATATTGAGCAATGGGAAAAAGAGAATCGAGCGATTCAGGCTGATGATATCGTGATTTTCTATACCGGTTATGAAGATCGCTGGGCGCTACGGCCTAATCACCTTGCTTTCTTAAAAGACTGGCCGGGGCTATCCCGCGAAGCCGCAATGTACCTTGCAGACAAAGGGATACGCGCGGTGGGCACCGATGTGATGACGATCGATGCCTTCGTACACGAAGGCTATCCAGCACATGATGTTTTCCTGAATCGTAATATTTTAATCATTGAAAATCTGACGCAACTGCGTGACTTGCCTAATCAGTTTATCTTTCTTGCCATGCCATTGAAGATAAAAGGCGGTTCGGCTTCGCCGATACGGGCCGTCGCATTAATAGAGCACTAA
- a CDS encoding MFS transporter, whose product MSNVIEKDATVSVKKGLFKFLPRAHPISWLMLLVTTLAILMNSVDRLILPTLMPAIIQEFHLTTVQAGWLNSLSFVGTFLGALILGFASDYIGTGYKRAYSWIIAVLIEIVAGVASAFSRSYGLFQALRVFMGLGSGGSEPINVALIGEWWQKENRGFALGVHHTGFPLGQFIGPVLIGLVIALTSSWRNAFLFIPLLGIPIIIIQLCIATKKRQDKVYSWIEEKGMTPPDDVSQYARPSFRQSLLNGLSCLKNRNCLAAIAIIFCFIWAEMGISTFLTLQLTQEVGLSLATAAVISGASGITGWIGQIGWGSFSDMQGRKMCLWIITAGWIIATLACNFITSATSGWIILIAWGLFRNSPFPVVYALLIDSAPKTAASSMGLMIGLAVGSAGFLVAPVAGWIITDFGFTAHYLVIAAVLVVGCIPLYLVKETVIKSVH is encoded by the coding sequence ATGAGTAACGTAATAGAAAAAGACGCGACGGTTTCAGTCAAAAAAGGTCTGTTCAAATTCCTGCCACGCGCGCATCCAATATCATGGCTGATGCTGTTGGTGACGACGCTGGCAATCCTGATGAACTCCGTCGATCGTTTGATTTTGCCAACGCTTATGCCCGCCATCATCCAGGAATTTCATTTAACCACCGTGCAGGCTGGTTGGCTTAATTCATTGAGTTTTGTCGGAACGTTCCTCGGTGCGCTGATCCTTGGCTTCGCTTCCGATTATATCGGGACTGGCTATAAGCGTGCTTATAGCTGGATTATCGCTGTATTAATTGAAATTGTTGCCGGTGTTGCCAGCGCTTTTAGCCGTTCTTATGGCCTGTTCCAGGCGCTTCGTGTTTTTATGGGACTCGGCAGCGGTGGATCGGAACCGATCAATGTCGCTTTAATCGGTGAATGGTGGCAAAAAGAGAACCGTGGTTTTGCGCTTGGCGTGCACCATACCGGTTTTCCCCTGGGGCAATTTATCGGACCGGTGCTCATTGGGCTGGTCATTGCGCTTACTTCATCATGGCGAAATGCGTTTCTGTTTATCCCACTGTTGGGGATACCCATCATTATTATTCAGCTCTGTATTGCAACAAAAAAGCGTCAGGACAAGGTATACAGCTGGATAGAAGAAAAGGGGATGACTCCCCCCGATGATGTCAGCCAATATGCGCGTCCATCCTTCAGGCAATCGCTGCTTAACGGACTGTCGTGCTTGAAAAATCGTAACTGCCTGGCGGCTATTGCCATTATCTTCTGTTTTATCTGGGCAGAGATGGGGATATCAACATTCCTGACGTTACAGCTTACCCAGGAAGTGGGGCTCAGTTTGGCGACCGCAGCGGTGATTTCAGGTGCGTCAGGTATTACCGGCTGGATTGGGCAAATTGGCTGGGGGAGTTTTTCTGATATGCAGGGCAGGAAGATGTGCCTGTGGATTATCACGGCAGGCTGGATTATCGCAACGCTAGCGTGCAACTTTATCACTTCGGCAACAAGTGGCTGGATAATCCTGATCGCATGGGGGCTGTTTCGTAATTCTCCTTTTCCCGTTGTTTATGCCCTTTTGATTGATTCGGCACCGAAAACAGCGGCATCCAGCATGGGATTGATGATTGGTCTGGCCGTGGGTAGCGCGGGTTTCCTGGTGGCACCTGTGGCGGGGTGGATCATTACCGACTTTGGTTTCACTGCCCATTATTTGGTGATCGCCGCCGTGTTAGTGGTGGGATGCATTCCACTCTATTTGGTGAAAGAGACGGTAATAAAATCGGTTCATTAA
- a CDS encoding winged helix-turn-helix transcriptional regulator: MKKLRNYGSAPGCSMEAALHIMGGKWKGVILYHLFKDGTLRFSELQRHLVSINHRLLTKQLRELEEDGLVIRQVYPVVPPKVEYSLSDEGKELNGLMLELSFWGRKWLERRGMKTAMEEDLDALKTTLEEQEQV; encoded by the coding sequence ATGAAAAAACTGAGGAATTATGGATCGGCTCCTGGCTGCTCGATGGAAGCAGCTCTGCACATCATGGGGGGCAAATGGAAGGGCGTTATCCTTTATCATCTGTTCAAGGATGGTACGCTGCGCTTCAGTGAGCTTCAACGTCATTTAGTTAGCATTAATCATCGGCTGCTGACCAAACAGCTCCGTGAGCTTGAGGAAGATGGCCTTGTCATTCGTCAGGTCTATCCTGTGGTTCCACCCAAGGTTGAATACTCGCTGAGTGACGAAGGCAAAGAACTCAACGGGCTAATGCTGGAGCTAAGTTTCTGGGGTAGAAAATGGCTCGAAAGAAGAGGTATGAAAACGGCGATGGAAGAGGATCTGGACGCGCTGAAAACTACCCTTGAAGAACAGGAACAAGTGTAA
- the namA gene encoding NADPH dehydrogenase NamA, with protein MSALLFEPITINGTTFRNRIAMSPMCMHSASADGHVNDFHVIHYGARALGGAGLVILETASVLPNGPIGPGDIGIWSDSHIEGLKRVTDAIHRFGAKAGAQIGHAGRQLGLDNVQSIAPSAVPFTPESRVPQEMSIAQIKEVIEAFRQGARRAREAGFDVIEIHGAHGYLLNQFLSPLANKRSDEYGGSVENRYRIVREVIDVVRSEWQGPLFLRISSTDYAEGGNRPEDFLVYGKWMKEQGIDLLDCSSGGIAMVQVNTYPNYQVPAAELLRRELGIKTGAVGLIETGRQAEEILQNQRADIVLVGREMLKDPFWARTAADDLHVEMPVPPQYTRYGSAWQRSQPKLPAVALEATVEQ; from the coding sequence ATGTCAGCGTTATTGTTTGAACCCATCACTATCAATGGCACCACATTCCGTAATCGTATCGCTATGTCGCCAATGTGCATGCATTCTGCTTCTGCCGATGGCCATGTGAATGATTTTCACGTCATCCACTACGGTGCTCGCGCGTTAGGTGGTGCAGGCCTTGTTATACTGGAAACCGCATCCGTTTTGCCTAATGGCCCTATCGGCCCCGGCGATATCGGGATCTGGAGTGACAGCCATATCGAGGGTCTGAAACGTGTAACGGATGCTATCCATCGTTTTGGCGCGAAAGCCGGCGCACAAATTGGTCATGCGGGACGCCAACTGGGTCTTGATAACGTGCAATCAATTGCACCTTCAGCTGTGCCTTTTACACCAGAATCTCGCGTACCACAGGAAATGAGCATTGCTCAAATCAAAGAAGTTATTGAAGCATTCCGTCAGGGTGCACGACGTGCACGTGAAGCGGGCTTTGACGTGATTGAGATACACGGCGCTCATGGCTATCTGCTCAATCAGTTCCTTTCTCCGTTGGCAAACAAACGCAGTGATGAGTACGGCGGCAGCGTAGAAAACCGTTATCGTATTGTACGCGAAGTGATCGACGTCGTGCGCAGCGAATGGCAGGGCCCACTGTTCCTGCGAATTTCATCAACTGACTACGCAGAAGGTGGCAACCGCCCAGAAGATTTCCTGGTTTACGGGAAATGGATGAAAGAACAAGGCATCGACCTGCTCGATTGTTCATCAGGCGGCATTGCGATGGTCCAGGTTAACACCTACCCTAACTACCAGGTGCCGGCAGCAGAGTTACTGCGACGTGAACTGGGTATTAAAACAGGTGCAGTCGGCCTGATTGAAACAGGACGCCAGGCAGAAGAAATTTTACAAAACCAGCGTGCCGATATCGTACTTGTAGGACGCGAGATGCTGAAAGACCCCTTCTGGGCACGCACCGCCGCGGACGATCTGCACGTTGAAATGCCTGTCCCGCCGCAATACACCCGTTATGGCTCGGCATGGCAGCGTTCTCAGCCCAAACTGCCTGCCGTTGCGCTTGAAGCGACCGTAGAGCAATAA